A stretch of Paenibacillus mucilaginosus 3016 DNA encodes these proteins:
- a CDS encoding potassium channel family protein has protein sequence MKMRQFSVIGLGRFGSSLAMTLMNEGCEVLGIDKNEEIINNMADRLTHVVVADTTEEEVLRSLGIRNMDCVIVAIGDDIQASIMTALLLKDLGVRMIVAKALSMLHGKVLERIGVDRVIFPERDMGVRVAHQLINPNLLDYIELSNDYRIAELTVPRELSGLTLKELDSRQKYGFSVVAINKKNRVIVAPTAEDLIEEKDLMVIIGNQVQIENFEQCVESFKN, from the coding sequence ATGAAGATGAGGCAGTTCTCGGTGATCGGGCTCGGGCGGTTCGGATCCAGTTTGGCGATGACGTTGATGAACGAAGGCTGCGAGGTCCTCGGCATAGATAAAAACGAAGAAATCATAAACAATATGGCCGACCGGCTCACCCATGTGGTGGTTGCGGATACAACGGAAGAGGAAGTACTTCGATCCTTGGGGATTCGAAATATGGATTGTGTGATTGTCGCGATTGGAGATGACATTCAGGCAAGCATTATGACTGCCCTGCTGCTGAAAGATCTCGGTGTCCGCATGATCGTAGCGAAGGCTCTTTCGATGCTGCACGGGAAGGTTCTCGAACGCATCGGGGTGGACCGGGTGATTTTTCCGGAGAGGGATATGGGAGTCCGGGTGGCCCATCAATTGATTAATCCGAATCTGCTGGACTACATAGAATTGTCCAATGACTACCGGATTGCGGAATTAACCGTTCCCAGAGAGTTATCCGGCCTCACACTGAAGGAGCTGGACTCCCGGCAGAAGTACGGATTCAGCGTGGTGGCCATCAATAAGAAGAACCGCGTGATTGTCGCGCCAACCGCAGAAGATCTGATCGAGGAAAAGGACCTGATGGTCATCATCGGCAACCAGGTGCAAATCGAAAATTTTGAGCAATGCGTTGAATCCTTCAAGAATTGA
- a CDS encoding IS3 family transposase (programmed frameshift): MSKEKYCATEKLAILEEVSSGKIGFIAATKRYGMNKTTLMKWQRRYKLYGYEGLERSTRNRSYSAELKLQAVKDYVEGGLSKYRIIDKYRISSTTQLSNWIKKYNGHSSLKAYKGEAQAMTKGRSTTWDERIDIVHYCLAHQHDYHKTAGQFQVSYQQVYQWVKKFEAGGADALKDGRGRKKAPEEMTEADRQKLEMKKMEYEMERLRAENAFLKKLPGNPKEAKLSQYRQENVYLAIQALQEEESISIQLLCEVAGVARSSYYKWLNRKPSSREQENERLTKMMMSIYEKVEKTFGYRQLTLHMRKETGQTINHKRVYRLMKVKGIQSVIRRKRKKYPHSTPQHVAENVLNRNFQAAEPNEKWVTDVTEFKYGNGQKAYLSAILDLHDKSIVSRVVGHSNNNPLVFETLKQALQAAPGSKPMLHSDRGFQYTSLDFKKLLDDNELTQSMSRVGRCIDNGPMESFWGTLKCEKYYLHTYQTFEELERDILAYIDFYNNERLQAKLNGLSPMEYRTKAA; encoded by the exons ATGTCTAAAGAAAAATACTGTGCTACGGAGAAACTTGCTATCCTTGAAGAAGTTTCAAGTGGAAAAATTGGTTTTATCGCTGCAACCAAAAGATACGGTATGAATAAAACAACTTTAATGAAATGGCAGCGTCGTTATAAGCTATATGGGTATGAAGGACTGGAAAGAAGTACTCGCAATCGAAGTTACAGCGCTGAGCTGAAGCTTCAAGCGGTGAAAGATTATGTAGAGGGTGGATTGTCAAAATACCGGATCATCGACAAATACAGGATCTCAAGTACAACGCAGCTTTCTAACTGGATTAAGAAGTATAATGGTCATAGCAGCTTAAAAGCCTACAAAGGGGAAGCACAAGCTATGACAAAGGGTCGCTCTACTACGTGGGATGAGAGGATCGATATCGTCCACTATTGCCTGGCACATCAGCATGACTATCATAAGACAGCTGGCCAGTTTCAGGTCTCCTACCAGCAAGTATATCAATGGGTGAAGAAATTCGAAGCCGGCGGTGCGGATGCTTTAAAGGATGGCCGGGGGCGAAAGAAGGCGCCGGAAGAGATGACGGAGGCAGATCGCCAGAAGCTCGAGATGAAGAAGATGGAATACGAAATGGAGAGGCTTCGGGCGGAGAATGCATTTCTAAAAAAGTTAC CGGGAAATCCAAAGGAGGCGAAGCTAAGCCAATATCGCCAAGAGAACGTCTACCTTGCCATCCAAGCGCTTCAGGAAGAGGAGTCGATCAGCATTCAACTTCTGTGTGAAGTCGCAGGAGTTGCACGCTCAAGCTATTACAAATGGTTAAACCGCAAACCCAGCTCTCGTGAGCAGGAGAATGAGCGGCTGACAAAGATGATGATGTCCATATATGAAAAAGTAGAGAAAACCTTTGGGTACCGCCAATTAACACTCCACATGCGCAAGGAAACCGGACAGACGATTAACCATAAACGCGTGTACCGGCTGATGAAAGTCAAGGGAATCCAGTCGGTCATCCGCAGGAAGAGAAAGAAATACCCTCATTCTACTCCCCAGCACGTGGCCGAGAATGTGCTGAATCGTAATTTCCAAGCAGCTGAACCCAATGAGAAATGGGTAACGGATGTAACAGAATTTAAATACGGCAACGGTCAGAAAGCGTATTTAAGCGCGATTCTCGATCTTCATGATAAATCCATCGTCTCCAGAGTAGTGGGGCATTCCAACAACAACCCACTTGTTTTCGAGACGTTGAAGCAAGCCTTGCAAGCAGCTCCAGGAAGCAAACCAATGCTTCATAGTGACAGAGGATTTCAATACACTTCACTTGACTTCAAAAAGCTTTTGGACGATAACGAACTGACTCAAAGTATGTCCCGGGTTGGGCGGTGTATCGATAACGGGCCGATGGAATCCTTCTGGGGGACCTTAAAATGCGAGAAGTATTATCTACACACTTACCAAACCTTTGAGGAGCTTGAGAGAGACATTCTGGCTTACATCGATTTTTACAATAACGAACGATTACAAGCAAAACTAAACGGCCTCAGTCCAATGGAATACAGGACCAAGGCCGCTTAA
- a CDS encoding S-layer protein, producing MVRKRRTVKKAISYLSVTSLLLGSVVLMGPEVSRAEAITKTITIDGQNVDTYNRFKGFGTVTANNTSRLLLDYKEENPKAYWEIMNKLFNKNTGAGLTHVKVELGADVNSSSGTEPATMRYADEPANVLRGAGFQFAADAKSINPDITTEILRWGEPRWSWNGAAVSEYENRYQWYKQTIDAVHEEYGFKLDYVGISQNERAINNNGKNEVDWLKYFTSRIKEEPNYETDYKEIKLVAADGYRDTATISRTLLEHPDLIDEIDVISSHYGLTGSSELTQLQNQLIAAGKKPKEVWVSEGIAPMINARYREKMEPHYGGLGGKAGILDVTSRIISVYSWTGAGSHPLRAVSFDFQPSVAAFYEGSSYNPKHLISAYDPWSGFYEVDGGLQGVRHVMNFVGQDDHTTPENERWMILKDATYSDGAFFDGGVDVDTSTHNYMTLKDPVTGDYTTLFVNNTKQARKYRMEAKNLSGKENAPVYVWETRGAEAGQAYDANWFKAIGRITPSNGTYEIEVKPYSIVTVTTLDKQSEVEGFEYSSQPADLSQDTILPLPYTDDFEYDRYPVDAKGRDYVDRRGGTPRYTTDQTAAFEVVRKATKPVTSGSAAREDLDIPDAKAHGQMLQQQITPDIIGAEWAVWGGQDGAASAGNPTTTLGDHRWVNYKVSYDFLLDTHTPEVPGRSNYALIGVRQVKAGGADSHAPYNARIFADGRYEILKLGKVVNSGAVEAFDNKVWHNAALEAKENVFTFYLDGEPVASYTDAESTVMAGRVAIGSGYYETLIDNLRIEPIKGYTYESDKYDSAQGRKFDTEDEALSSTDPLNPIGYVGKWDYTQSGYAHLNRTLMTAKTDVPVWNGVTVGFKDSTKVQGTLNKVFYSGSWPSNSVNAWGSAGTSFEIQFKGTEFRLFGVTNPSNGKADVYLDGVLAGEANYVNNSEVQGMVWSAESLEDRVHTVKVVVKEKYASFTKAEIETTDPVTAVKTLAPKDIVKVTDEAQIGTVENTVYAYRKNGSTWGSNDTNAWAHFNDEPYLLINFTGTGLDYLAGTGVLSQYNFELDGADAGNYSVNPDGVMYSVRGLEEKPHTLKVSLKDNVRKEDYMDYRGVRIYSTPKVDSANSSRMIFHFDGSGFNLFGATSDALIDLYVDGILIEENLRIHPRGDRQTSYSLRGLKNNGHTAKVVVKGGTLVVDGIDVITGSNQVEVNKEKLQQLFDANLDRDPQQYTKESWKVFHSALLEAKAVLLNPQSTLENVAASAASIRAASEALMEVPGE from the coding sequence ATGGTACGGAAAAGAAGAACGGTAAAAAAAGCGATCTCTTATCTCAGTGTGACTTCCCTGCTGCTGGGAAGTGTTGTCTTGATGGGGCCCGAGGTATCCCGGGCTGAAGCCATCACCAAAACCATTACCATCGATGGACAAAATGTAGATACATATAACCGGTTTAAGGGCTTTGGAACGGTAACGGCCAATAATACCTCCCGTCTGCTGCTCGATTATAAGGAAGAGAATCCGAAGGCCTATTGGGAAATCATGAACAAGCTGTTCAATAAAAACACCGGGGCGGGATTGACGCACGTCAAAGTAGAGCTCGGCGCCGATGTGAATTCCTCTTCAGGAACAGAGCCTGCCACGATGCGGTATGCGGATGAACCGGCCAACGTGCTCCGGGGAGCGGGGTTCCAGTTCGCCGCCGATGCCAAATCGATCAATCCGGACATTACCACCGAAATCCTGCGTTGGGGCGAACCCCGCTGGTCATGGAACGGTGCAGCCGTCAGCGAGTATGAGAACCGGTACCAATGGTATAAACAAACGATCGACGCCGTCCATGAGGAATATGGGTTTAAGCTGGATTACGTAGGGATCTCCCAGAATGAAAGGGCGATCAATAATAACGGCAAAAATGAAGTGGACTGGCTGAAATACTTCACTTCCCGCATCAAGGAAGAACCGAATTATGAGACGGACTACAAGGAGATCAAGCTGGTTGCCGCAGACGGCTACCGGGACACGGCAACGATCAGCCGAACCCTGCTGGAGCATCCCGACCTGATCGATGAGATTGATGTCATCAGCTCCCACTACGGCCTGACCGGGTCCAGTGAGCTCACCCAGCTGCAGAATCAATTGATTGCCGCGGGCAAGAAGCCAAAGGAAGTGTGGGTGTCCGAGGGCATCGCCCCCATGATTAATGCGCGTTACCGCGAGAAGATGGAACCCCACTACGGTGGGCTTGGAGGAAAAGCAGGCATTCTCGACGTGACCTCGCGGATCATTTCCGTGTATTCCTGGACAGGCGCAGGAAGCCATCCGCTGCGTGCGGTTTCCTTTGACTTCCAGCCTTCCGTGGCCGCTTTTTATGAAGGGTCTTCCTACAACCCGAAGCACCTGATCAGCGCGTATGATCCATGGTCCGGCTTCTATGAGGTGGACGGCGGGCTGCAGGGGGTTCGTCATGTGATGAACTTCGTGGGTCAGGACGATCACACCACACCTGAGAATGAGCGCTGGATGATCTTGAAGGATGCGACCTACAGTGACGGTGCGTTCTTCGACGGCGGTGTCGATGTCGATACGAGCACGCATAATTATATGACCCTCAAGGATCCTGTGACAGGCGATTATACCACCTTATTCGTCAACAACACCAAGCAGGCCCGTAAGTACAGGATGGAAGCCAAGAATCTGAGCGGGAAAGAAAATGCGCCCGTCTATGTGTGGGAGACGCGCGGGGCGGAGGCCGGACAGGCTTACGATGCGAACTGGTTTAAAGCAATCGGCCGCATCACACCAAGCAATGGGACATATGAAATCGAAGTGAAGCCGTACTCCATCGTGACCGTCACCACACTGGATAAGCAGTCCGAGGTGGAAGGCTTCGAGTACTCATCACAGCCTGCCGATCTGTCCCAAGACACCATTCTGCCGCTGCCGTATACCGATGATTTTGAATACGACCGCTATCCTGTCGATGCGAAGGGCCGAGATTATGTCGACCGCCGCGGGGGCACTCCCCGTTATACCACAGACCAGACGGCCGCTTTCGAAGTGGTCCGAAAGGCAACCAAGCCGGTGACAAGCGGCAGTGCGGCAAGGGAAGATCTGGACATCCCGGACGCCAAGGCTCACGGCCAGATGCTGCAGCAGCAAATCACGCCGGACATTATCGGTGCCGAGTGGGCCGTATGGGGCGGGCAGGACGGAGCGGCTTCGGCCGGCAACCCGACCACGACATTGGGCGATCACCGCTGGGTGAACTACAAAGTGTCGTACGACTTTTTATTGGACACTCACACCCCTGAAGTCCCGGGAAGAAGCAACTATGCCCTGATCGGGGTGCGGCAGGTCAAGGCGGGCGGAGCCGATTCCCATGCCCCTTACAATGCCAGGATCTTTGCGGACGGGCGTTATGAGATTCTTAAGCTCGGGAAGGTAGTCAACAGCGGTGCTGTCGAGGCTTTCGATAACAAGGTATGGCACAATGCCGCATTGGAAGCCAAAGAAAATGTATTCACGTTCTATCTGGATGGAGAACCGGTCGCTTCCTATACGGACGCGGAGTCAACGGTCATGGCCGGCCGGGTCGCGATAGGGTCCGGGTATTACGAAACGCTGATCGATAATCTGAGGATCGAACCGATCAAGGGTTACACCTACGAATCGGATAAATATGACAGCGCACAGGGCCGGAAGTTCGATACGGAAGATGAGGCACTGAGCAGCACGGATCCGCTCAATCCTATCGGGTATGTAGGCAAGTGGGATTATACCCAATCCGGCTATGCTCATTTGAACCGCACCCTAATGACGGCCAAAACCGACGTGCCGGTCTGGAACGGGGTGACCGTAGGCTTCAAGGATTCCACCAAGGTGCAGGGGACGCTGAACAAAGTCTTCTACTCCGGTAGCTGGCCGTCCAACAGTGTGAATGCCTGGGGATCTGCAGGGACTTCCTTTGAAATTCAATTCAAAGGCACGGAATTCAGGCTGTTCGGCGTGACCAATCCTTCCAACGGCAAAGCGGACGTGTATCTGGACGGTGTGCTGGCCGGCGAGGCGAACTATGTCAATAACAGCGAGGTTCAGGGAATGGTCTGGTCTGCGGAGAGTCTTGAAGATCGGGTGCACACAGTGAAGGTAGTGGTCAAAGAGAAGTATGCCAGCTTCACCAAGGCGGAAATCGAAACGACGGACCCTGTTACCGCAGTCAAAACCTTAGCGCCGAAGGACATCGTGAAAGTAACCGATGAAGCCCAGATCGGGACCGTGGAAAACACCGTCTATGCCTACCGTAAGAATGGCAGCACCTGGGGCTCCAACGACACGAATGCCTGGGCCCACTTCAACGATGAACCGTACCTGCTGATCAACTTCACCGGTACGGGCTTGGATTATCTGGCCGGAACCGGCGTTCTGTCCCAATACAACTTTGAGCTTGACGGTGCCGACGCGGGCAATTACAGCGTCAATCCCGACGGCGTGATGTATTCTGTAAGAGGCCTGGAGGAGAAGCCGCACACCTTGAAGGTTTCGCTGAAGGACAATGTGAGAAAAGAAGACTACATGGATTACCGCGGAGTCCGGATTTACAGTACGCCTAAAGTGGACAGCGCGAACAGCAGCCGGATGATCTTCCATTTTGACGGGTCCGGCTTCAATCTCTTCGGAGCGACGTCCGATGCACTCATCGATCTGTATGTGGACGGAATCTTAATCGAAGAGAATCTTAGAATTCATCCGAGAGGCGACAGACAAACCTCTTACAGCCTCCGGGGGCTGAAAAATAACGGACACACGGCCAAAGTCGTTGTAAAAGGCGGCACGCTGGTGGTGGACGGGATCGACGTCATTACAGGCAGCAATCAAGTGGAGGTCAACAAGGAGAAGCTGCAGCAGCTGTTTGATGCGAACCTGGACCGGGACCCGCAGCAGTACACCAAGGAAAGCTGGAAGGTGTTCCACTCGGCCCTCCTGGAAGCCAAAGCCGTTCTGTTGAATCCCCAATCCACGCTGGAGAACGTGGCGGCATCGGCTGCATCGATACGGGCAGCGTCAGAAGCCTTGATGGAAGTACCGGGTGAATAA
- the cysE gene encoding serine O-acetyltransferase, which produces MERERTMFRMVKRDLNAVLHRDPAARHAIEVILCYPGFHAVLLYRVSHQLHQRGFKLLARMLASFNRFLTQVEIHPAAKIGEGLFIDHRCGIVIGETVEIGTDVTIFQGATLGGTGKDTGKRHPTIGNHVLISAGAKILGPFRVGDYAKIGAGSVVLKEVPPYSTVVGIPGRIVGKKWTGAPSADMDQIRMPDPVQDQMGQLLAQIRQLEARVAELEARKGREMQYTG; this is translated from the coding sequence ATAGAACGGGAGAGAACTATGTTTCGAATGGTGAAGCGTGACCTGAATGCCGTACTCCACCGGGACCCGGCCGCGAGGCATGCGATCGAAGTGATCCTGTGCTATCCGGGGTTTCATGCTGTTCTTTTATACAGGGTGTCCCATCAGCTTCATCAGCGCGGCTTCAAGCTGCTGGCCCGGATGCTGGCTTCGTTCAACCGGTTCCTGACTCAAGTGGAGATCCATCCGGCCGCGAAGATCGGGGAAGGCCTGTTTATTGATCACAGGTGCGGCATTGTCATCGGAGAAACCGTGGAGATCGGGACCGATGTCACGATATTCCAGGGGGCGACGTTAGGCGGAACGGGCAAGGATACGGGCAAACGCCACCCTACCATCGGCAATCACGTGCTGATCAGCGCAGGGGCCAAAATTCTCGGGCCGTTCCGCGTCGGGGACTATGCGAAGATCGGGGCCGGTTCGGTCGTCCTGAAGGAAGTGCCTCCGTACAGCACGGTCGTCGGCATCCCCGGCAGGATCGTGGGCAAGAAATGGACCGGGGCGCCATCGGCGGACATGGACCAGATCCGCATGCCGGATCCGGTTCAAGACCAGATGGGACAGCTTCTGGCGCAGATCCGGCAGCTGGAAGCCAGGGTGGCCGAGCTGGAGGCACGCAAGGGACGGGAAATGCAGTATACGGGGTAA
- a CDS encoding OsmC family protein has product MPNVQTFKASAYLQDGVQVRARARDFEILIDEPASLGGTDTGMNPVEALLASLGACQSIVARVYAPKFGIQLEHFSVEVEGEIDLDGFFNRSEVRPGYSEIRYTFRIGTPSSEDQVSEFIRFLESKCPVGDTLANPVRLVLAQVNIERSSVV; this is encoded by the coding sequence ATGCCAAACGTTCAGACCTTTAAGGCTTCAGCCTACCTGCAAGATGGAGTGCAGGTCAGGGCCCGTGCCCGGGATTTTGAGATTCTGATCGATGAACCGGCTTCACTCGGCGGAACGGATACCGGGATGAATCCGGTCGAAGCGCTTCTTGCTTCCCTGGGCGCTTGCCAATCCATTGTGGCCAGGGTGTATGCCCCCAAATTCGGTATTCAACTGGAGCATTTCTCGGTGGAAGTGGAAGGGGAGATCGATCTTGACGGCTTCTTCAACCGGTCCGAGGTTCGCCCCGGGTACTCCGAGATCCGGTACACCTTCCGGATCGGCACGCCTTCCTCCGAAGATCAGGTCAGCGAATTCATACGGTTTCTTGAAAGCAAATGCCCGGTTGGCGATACGCTGGCGAACCCGGTGCGGTTAGTCCTGGCGCAGGTGAATATAGAGAGATCCTCCGTGGTGTAG